One genomic window of Desulfuromonas sp. AOP6 includes the following:
- the trpA gene encoding tryptophan synthase subunit alpha, translating into MGRIETTFARLKEKGERALVPFLTAGDPDLARTEELIHALVAAGADIVELGVPFSDPMADGPTIQASSERALAAGTTLAGILEVVRRVRQHTNIPIVLMGYYNQVFRYGPERFCADAAKAGVDGLLLVDLPPEETEEIGEALQTSGIRLITLLAPTTPSDRAMRLAAAAEGYLYYVSMTGVTGSRTIDAAAIAEDVGELRAKSPVPVAVGFGIATPDDARAVAGFADAVVVGSALVRVIEAYGQSPELAARVREFVLALKEGVRSGYTA; encoded by the coding sequence ATGGGGCGGATTGAGACGACCTTCGCGCGACTGAAAGAAAAAGGGGAGAGGGCACTGGTTCCCTTCTTGACGGCAGGAGATCCCGATCTTGCTCGAACGGAAGAGTTGATTCATGCTCTGGTGGCCGCCGGCGCCGATATTGTCGAACTCGGCGTACCCTTCTCCGATCCCATGGCCGACGGTCCGACTATCCAGGCCTCTTCAGAGCGGGCTTTGGCGGCCGGGACAACGCTGGCTGGGATTCTGGAGGTGGTGCGGCGCGTGCGGCAGCACACCAATATCCCCATTGTGTTGATGGGCTATTACAATCAGGTGTTCCGCTACGGTCCCGAACGGTTTTGTGCCGATGCGGCCAAGGCCGGGGTCGATGGATTGCTCCTGGTCGATCTGCCTCCCGAAGAGACTGAGGAGATCGGCGAAGCTCTCCAGACCTCCGGCATTCGCCTCATTACCCTGCTGGCGCCGACAACACCATCCGATCGGGCCATGAGACTGGCTGCCGCGGCAGAAGGATACCTGTATTACGTATCCATGACCGGGGTGACGGGAAGCAGGACTATCGACGCAGCAGCTATTGCCGAGGATGTTGGCGAGTTGCGGGCGAAGAGCCCCGTTCCCGTCGCAGTAGGCTTTGGCATCGCTACGCCTGATGACGCCAGGGCTGTTGCAGGCTTCGCGGATGCCGTCGTTGTTGGCAGCGCTCTGGTTCGCGTTATAGAGGCCTACGGCCAGTCGCCTGAGCTGGCGGCGAGAGTGCGGGAATTTGTCCTGGCGCTTAAAGAGGGAGTTCGTTCCGGATATACGGCTTAA
- the trpB gene encoding tryptophan synthase subunit beta, whose amino-acid sequence MYHFPDERGHFGQFGGRYVAETLMPALLELEEAYRQALADPSFQQEFEYHLQHYVGRPNPLYFASRLTEHLGGAKIYLKREDLNHTGAHKVNNTVGQALLARRMGKKKVIAETGAGQHGVATATVAALFGLECEVFMGTEDIRRQALNVFRMKLLGAKVHGVTSGTATLKDAMNDALRHWVTHVEDTFYIIGTVAGPHPYPQIVRDFQAVIGRETREQILAAEGRLPDIAVACIGGGSNAMGMFYPFIEDTDVRLVGVEAAGLGVDTDKHAASISAGSVGVLHGNKTFLLQDDHGQIQHAHSISAGLDYPGVGPEHAHLHTLKRAEYVSITDREALESFRLLTELEGIIPALESSHAIAQVVKMAPSLPRETLIVVCLSGRGDKDIHTVAEAMGIEL is encoded by the coding sequence ATGTATCATTTCCCCGATGAGCGAGGCCACTTTGGACAATTCGGTGGCCGTTATGTCGCAGAGACCCTGATGCCTGCTCTACTTGAGTTGGAAGAGGCCTATCGGCAAGCTTTGGCCGACCCCTCCTTTCAGCAAGAGTTCGAGTACCATCTGCAGCACTATGTCGGTCGTCCCAACCCCCTCTATTTTGCCAGTCGCCTGACAGAACATCTCGGTGGCGCCAAAATCTATCTCAAACGGGAAGACCTCAACCACACGGGCGCCCACAAGGTGAACAATACGGTGGGGCAGGCGCTGCTGGCGCGGCGTATGGGCAAAAAGAAGGTCATAGCTGAAACGGGAGCCGGGCAGCACGGTGTGGCGACGGCCACGGTGGCGGCCCTGTTCGGACTGGAGTGCGAAGTCTTCATGGGGACCGAGGATATCCGCCGTCAGGCCCTGAATGTCTTTCGCATGAAGCTGCTCGGCGCCAAGGTGCATGGGGTGACGAGTGGCACCGCAACCCTTAAGGACGCCATGAATGACGCCCTTCGCCACTGGGTGACCCATGTTGAAGACACCTTCTACATCATCGGGACAGTAGCCGGGCCTCATCCCTACCCCCAGATCGTGCGGGATTTCCAGGCGGTCATCGGTCGGGAGACTCGGGAGCAGATTCTGGCCGCCGAAGGACGCCTGCCCGATATCGCCGTCGCCTGCATCGGGGGCGGCTCCAACGCTATGGGGATGTTCTATCCTTTCATTGAGGATACTGACGTGCGCCTGGTCGGTGTGGAAGCCGCCGGATTAGGCGTCGATACAGACAAGCATGCCGCCAGCATCTCCGCGGGCAGTGTCGGGGTACTCCATGGCAATAAAACCTTTTTATTGCAGGATGACCATGGGCAGATTCAGCACGCGCACTCTATTTCTGCCGGGCTGGACTATCCCGGGGTTGGCCCGGAACATGCTCATCTGCATACCCTGAAACGGGCTGAATACGTCTCCATTACGGACCGTGAGGCTCTTGAGTCTTTCCGGCTCCTGACCGAACTGGAAGGAATCATTCCCGCTCTTGAAAGCTCCCACGCCATCGCCCAGGTGGTTAAAATGGCGCCGAGCCTTCCCAGGGAGACCCTCATCGTCGTCTGCCTTTCGGGACGTGGCGACAAGGATATCCACACGGTAGCCGAAGCGATGGGGATCGAACTTTAG
- a CDS encoding uracil-DNA glycosylase has protein sequence MLGGDIPGLLDCRRCTRLVRCMEELPPKKGYERSDYWNRPVPGFGDPLARVFLVGLAPGAHGANRTGRPFTGDGAGDFMYPLLHEAGFASQGEAFRRGDGMALHDLYISNAVKCLPPQNKPNTDEFAYCRSYLAEELASLPRLKVVLLLGQGAFSSFLKHLAEEGIVDRVSRYPFGHGAVYQPEGSPVLVASYHTSRYNVLTGRITGDMFLRLLGQVRELAEGENG, from the coding sequence ATGTTAGGTGGTGATATCCCAGGATTGCTGGACTGTCGGCGCTGCACGCGTCTTGTCCGCTGTATGGAAGAGTTGCCGCCCAAAAAGGGATACGAGCGGTCCGATTACTGGAATAGGCCGGTGCCCGGCTTTGGTGATCCGCTGGCGCGCGTTTTTCTGGTAGGTCTGGCACCGGGGGCGCACGGCGCCAATCGCACCGGACGTCCTTTTACGGGGGATGGCGCCGGCGACTTCATGTATCCTTTGTTGCATGAGGCCGGTTTCGCCAGCCAGGGCGAGGCTTTTCGTCGCGGCGACGGTATGGCACTGCATGACCTCTATATCAGCAATGCCGTCAAGTGCCTGCCTCCCCAGAACAAACCGAACACCGACGAATTTGCCTACTGTCGCTCTTATCTGGCCGAAGAGTTGGCCTCCCTGCCTCGCCTCAAAGTTGTTCTCCTTTTGGGGCAAGGTGCTTTTTCGAGTTTTCTCAAGCACCTGGCGGAAGAGGGAATTGTTGACCGCGTCTCCCGTTACCCTTTTGGCCATGGCGCTGTTTACCAGCCCGAGGGATCACCTGTGCTGGTCGCCAGTTACCACACCAGTCGTTACAATGTACTGACGGGCCGAATAACCGGCGACATGTTTCTCCGCTTGCTGGGTCAGGTTCGCGAGCTGGCTGAGGGAGAAAACGGTTGA
- a CDS encoding DEAD/DEAH box helicase encodes MKFTELNLPEPVLKGIQDVGFTELTAVQEESIPLALAGSDVAGQAQTGTGKTAAFLISLFTRLLQSEKRTSNNPRALIVAPTRELVVQIWEDAKGLGAHCPFVLQPIFGGVDYDKQRQALKDGVDIVIATPGRLIDYAKQRVFSLHQVEALVIDEADRMFDMGFIKDLRYILRQLPPFEKRQTFLFSATLSPRVMELAYEFMNLAEKVRIEPEQVTAERVEQIVYHVAQREKFPLLLGLLKKEPGADRVVVFVNTKREAEFLAARLKVNDFKAAVISGDIPQNKRMRILTDFKEDRLNFLVATDVASRGLHIDGVTHVINYDLPQDAEDYVHRIGRTARAGAIGKAISFADEELVYHLAEIEEYIGNKIPSDFPVEEDFVWTYKKAAPRKKAPVPERAARSGKGERPRHTPRRRKKSPGAKNSSPKE; translated from the coding sequence ATGAAATTTACTGAGCTCAACCTGCCGGAACCTGTATTGAAAGGCATTCAGGATGTCGGTTTTACCGAACTTACCGCCGTCCAGGAAGAATCTATCCCCCTGGCTCTGGCTGGCAGCGATGTCGCCGGGCAGGCGCAGACCGGCACCGGCAAGACGGCCGCCTTTCTGATTTCTCTCTTTACCCGATTGCTGCAGAGTGAAAAGCGAACCAGCAACAACCCTCGCGCACTTATTGTGGCTCCCACCCGTGAACTGGTAGTGCAGATCTGGGAGGATGCCAAAGGCCTGGGCGCTCATTGTCCTTTTGTCCTGCAACCTATTTTCGGCGGTGTGGATTACGACAAGCAGCGGCAGGCGCTCAAGGATGGCGTTGATATTGTTATCGCCACCCCGGGTCGCCTTATCGACTATGCCAAACAGCGAGTCTTCTCCTTGCACCAGGTTGAAGCTCTGGTTATCGACGAGGCCGATCGCATGTTCGACATGGGCTTTATCAAGGATCTGCGTTATATTTTGCGGCAGTTGCCTCCTTTTGAAAAAAGGCAGACTTTCCTTTTCTCTGCCACGCTTTCCCCGCGAGTTATGGAATTGGCGTATGAATTCATGAACTTGGCAGAGAAAGTGCGCATCGAACCGGAACAGGTCACCGCCGAGCGGGTCGAGCAAATTGTCTACCACGTGGCCCAGCGTGAGAAGTTTCCCCTCCTGCTGGGCCTGCTTAAAAAAGAACCCGGGGCCGATCGGGTTGTTGTTTTTGTCAACACCAAGCGAGAAGCGGAGTTCCTGGCTGCCCGCCTCAAGGTCAACGATTTCAAGGCTGCCGTGATTTCCGGCGATATCCCTCAGAACAAGCGCATGCGGATTCTCACCGATTTCAAGGAGGATCGCCTCAACTTCCTGGTGGCAACGGACGTGGCTTCACGCGGTCTGCATATCGACGGCGTCACCCACGTCATCAACTATGACCTGCCCCAGGACGCGGAAGATTATGTGCACCGCATCGGCCGCACGGCGCGGGCGGGGGCTATTGGCAAGGCGATCAGTTTCGCTGATGAGGAACTGGTTTATCATTTAGCCGAAATCGAGGAATATATCGGGAACAAAATTCCCAGCGATTTCCCCGTCGAGGAGGATTTCGTCTGGACCTACAAAAAAGCGGCACCACGGAAGAAGGCCCCGGTACCTGAGAGAGCGGCAAGGTCAGGTAAGGGAGAACGGCCGCGGCATACCCCTCGCCGGCGCAAAAAAAGTCCCGGAGCCAAGAACTCTTCTCCCAAAGAATGA
- the accD gene encoding acetyl-CoA carboxylase, carboxyltransferase subunit beta — protein sequence MSWFKKSKAPIAPVETKKVKMPEGVWSKCKNCNEIIYTKEIERNLNVCPKCDYHFRISARERIALTLDEGSFVEMDATMESVDFLDFKDSKKYKDRIKAAVKKSGGGDAVVCGEGAIEGLAVVVAVFDFGFMGGSMGSVVGEKITRAIEKGLENRAPVIVFSSSGGARMQESILSLMQMAKTSAALAKLKAAGIPFVSVLTDPTTGGVTASFAMLGDINMAEPRALIGFAGPRVIEQTIRQKLPEGFQRSEYLLEHGMVDMIVRRQEMKARLAQILRIFTKS from the coding sequence ATGTCCTGGTTTAAAAAATCAAAAGCGCCCATTGCGCCGGTTGAGACGAAAAAAGTCAAGATGCCCGAAGGGGTCTGGAGCAAATGTAAAAACTGCAATGAGATCATCTACACCAAAGAGATCGAACGTAATCTCAACGTCTGTCCGAAGTGCGACTATCACTTTCGCATCAGTGCCCGCGAGAGGATCGCACTGACCCTCGACGAGGGCTCTTTTGTCGAAATGGATGCCACCATGGAGTCCGTCGACTTCCTCGACTTCAAGGACTCAAAAAAATATAAGGACCGTATTAAGGCCGCCGTCAAAAAAAGTGGCGGCGGTGACGCGGTCGTCTGCGGCGAGGGGGCCATCGAAGGGCTTGCCGTGGTGGTGGCTGTTTTCGACTTTGGTTTCATGGGTGGCAGCATGGGCTCCGTAGTCGGTGAAAAGATCACCCGGGCGATTGAAAAGGGACTGGAGAACAGGGCTCCGGTTATCGTTTTTTCCTCTTCCGGCGGTGCTCGCATGCAGGAGAGTATTCTCTCCCTGATGCAAATGGCCAAAACCAGTGCCGCGCTGGCTAAACTCAAGGCGGCCGGAATCCCCTTCGTCTCGGTCCTGACAGATCCCACCACCGGCGGCGTGACGGCCAGTTTCGCCATGCTGGGAGACATCAATATGGCCGAACCACGCGCCCTCATCGGTTTTGCCGGCCCTCGTGTCATCGAACAGACGATCCGGCAGAAACTTCCCGAAGGCTTTCAGCGCTCCGAATACCTGCTGGAGCATGGTATGGTCGACATGATCGTCCGCCGTCAGGAAATGAAGGCTAGGCTCGCCCAGATTCTGCGCATTTTTACCAAGAGCTGA
- the lptD gene encoding LPS assembly protein LptD produces MMPFYCRFALIFCAVLLAPFLPGGKAVVADNLPPEAVRLQADEMSYDRNSAAYKASGDVLLRRGNLTLQSESLLWDSLSGNVLAEGGVHLEEPEGTLDGERLRMNIESGVGAVENARIFLRKDNFHLAGESIEKTGEQSYRIRQGTFTTCDGETPSWKFGASDLKVTLGGFARGKHVVFYLHDLPVLYLPYVVYPVQTERSSGFLMPSVGYSDKRGTQVNLAYYQVIARNQDATFYLDYLSRMGLGKGLEYRYIFGRENEGEMRGYHISSYDESDDRYAVEWTHYGFLPGRFRLAADVEYVSSRDYFEDFGDIAGEYNKDQTKSTVYVSRSWGKTNGTAQLQYIQVIDRDDDSVLQRLPEVRVDVIRQRMAASPFYLQLDTSSNYFWRKEGLKGERLDLRPVLAAAFRPWGIFDFSPELAYRQRFYWTSDGEEEEGLPEITARLSTRLSRVYSSDWGSWQKIRHSVEPEILYRYIPEEDQSHLPYFDVADRIWEKNHLVFGLTNRWTARIEKTTDTADYLEFLYLRLSQAYDIEEARRDLLPEETSRHPFSPLRAELILRPSRFAALDLDASYDFDSDQRDLVRFNARGSIKDSKENALAIEYRQAEEGDGSGEYRYLGGTLDTGMLAPIYVRYEHRRDLLEKQTLENLVDVEYRSQCWSLFLTYRDRLDDSEIMLSFSLSGLGRFGGFSRGLESRN; encoded by the coding sequence ATGATGCCATTCTATTGCCGCTTTGCTCTGATATTCTGTGCTGTCCTGCTCGCTCCTTTTTTGCCAGGAGGCAAGGCGGTTGTCGCCGACAATCTGCCGCCTGAGGCAGTCCGCCTGCAGGCAGACGAGATGAGCTACGACAGAAACAGCGCTGCCTATAAGGCCTCCGGCGATGTACTGCTGCGCCGCGGAAATCTGACCCTGCAGAGCGAGTCACTCTTGTGGGATTCCCTCAGTGGCAACGTCCTGGCTGAGGGGGGTGTGCATCTGGAAGAGCCGGAGGGGACCCTCGACGGAGAGCGGTTACGGATGAACATCGAATCGGGCGTTGGCGCGGTGGAAAATGCGAGGATCTTTCTGCGCAAGGACAATTTTCATCTGGCCGGTGAGTCGATTGAAAAGACCGGGGAGCAGTCCTACCGTATCCGACAGGGAACTTTTACTACCTGCGATGGCGAGACACCCTCCTGGAAGTTCGGAGCCAGTGACCTAAAGGTGACTCTGGGTGGCTTTGCCCGTGGCAAACATGTCGTCTTCTACCTCCATGACCTTCCGGTTCTCTATCTCCCCTATGTCGTCTACCCTGTCCAGACCGAACGATCCTCTGGTTTTTTGATGCCCAGTGTTGGTTATTCCGACAAGAGGGGGACCCAGGTCAATCTGGCCTATTATCAGGTCATCGCCCGCAATCAGGATGCCACCTTCTATCTGGATTATCTTTCTCGCATGGGGTTGGGTAAGGGGCTGGAATATCGCTATATCTTCGGGCGGGAAAATGAAGGAGAAATGCGTGGCTACCATATCAGCAGCTATGATGAATCGGATGACCGTTACGCGGTGGAGTGGACCCACTATGGTTTCCTGCCTGGTCGGTTTCGCCTGGCCGCCGATGTCGAATACGTAAGCAGCCGGGATTATTTCGAGGACTTCGGCGACATTGCCGGTGAGTACAATAAGGACCAAACCAAGTCGACTGTCTATGTCAGTCGGAGCTGGGGGAAAACGAATGGCACGGCACAGCTGCAGTACATCCAGGTTATTGACCGGGATGACGACAGTGTCCTGCAGCGTCTTCCCGAGGTCAGGGTCGATGTTATCCGCCAGCGCATGGCCGCATCTCCCTTCTACCTTCAACTCGATACGTCGTCCAATTATTTCTGGCGCAAGGAAGGTCTCAAGGGGGAACGCCTTGATCTTCGACCTGTACTGGCCGCGGCCTTTCGGCCTTGGGGAATCTTTGATTTTTCGCCGGAATTGGCCTACCGGCAGAGGTTCTACTGGACTTCCGACGGTGAGGAAGAAGAGGGTCTGCCGGAAATTACCGCCCGACTCTCCACTCGCTTGAGCCGGGTCTATTCCTCCGATTGGGGCTCCTGGCAAAAAATTCGACACAGCGTCGAGCCTGAAATCCTCTATCGTTACATACCGGAAGAAGATCAAAGCCACTTGCCCTATTTCGATGTCGCCGACCGCATTTGGGAAAAGAACCACCTTGTCTTCGGACTGACCAACCGGTGGACTGCCCGGATAGAAAAAACGACTGATACAGCCGATTATCTCGAGTTTCTCTACCTGCGCCTGTCTCAGGCCTATGACATCGAGGAGGCCCGCCGCGATCTCTTGCCGGAGGAGACGTCCCGTCATCCATTCTCCCCTCTTCGCGCCGAACTCATCCTGCGTCCGTCCCGGTTTGCCGCTCTTGATCTCGACGCGTCCTACGATTTTGATTCAGACCAACGGGACCTGGTGCGTTTCAATGCCAGGGGATCCATAAAGGACAGCAAGGAAAATGCTCTGGCCATCGAATATCGGCAGGCCGAGGAGGGCGACGGCAGTGGCGAATACAGGTATCTGGGGGGCACCCTCGACACAGGCATGTTGGCCCCCATTTATGTCCGCTACGAGCACCGGCGGGACCTGCTTGAAAAGCAGACTCTGGAAAATCTGGTCGATGTAGAATATCGCTCTCAATGCTGGAGCCTCTTTCTTACCTATCGAGACCGTCTGGACGACTCGGAGATTATGCTCTCTTTTTCCCTGTCCGGCCTTGGCCGTTTCGGCGGTTTCAGCCGCGGCCTGGAATCGAGGAACTGA
- a CDS encoding helix-hairpin-helix domain-containing protein codes for MRNVFVVCVMVLSLFLVVSPGYSKPLQGGDAAAVVAVVNINQATVTELQRLPDIGQVTAERIVAYRTEKGPFRSSSDLVKVKGIGQKKLEKLKDYIVVE; via the coding sequence ATGAGGAACGTCTTTGTTGTTTGTGTTATGGTGCTGTCACTCTTTTTAGTCGTTTCACCGGGGTACAGCAAGCCTCTTCAAGGGGGGGACGCGGCCGCTGTGGTCGCTGTGGTTAACATCAATCAGGCCACCGTTACAGAGCTGCAGCGCTTGCCCGATATTGGTCAGGTGACGGCAGAACGGATCGTAGCCTATCGGACAGAAAAAGGGCCGTTCCGTTCTTCCTCTGACCTGGTCAAGGTTAAAGGAATTGGTCAGAAGAAACTGGAAAAACTGAAGGACTATATCGTCGTCGAGTAG
- a CDS encoding folylpolyglutamate synthase/dihydrofolate synthase family protein gives MHYGESLDYLYGLQRFGIKLGLENIKNLLDALQHPEKGYSVIHVAGTNGKGSVSAALAEILQQAGYKTGLYTSPHLHCFTERIQVNRRPIPEVDVVELTKEIRALSPGVPATFFEFTTALALVYFARQKVDFAVLETGMGGRLDATNAITPQLTLITPISLDHVEHLGGDLATIAGEKAGILKKDVPVVIGAQEDCALEVLLAQSSRLNCRPWVAGVDYTVIPRGSRFTFAAQGICLENVKTSLPGRHQMHNMGQALAGALALREQGATLTEEMLRRGVESVRWPGRLEWWGDGDFLLLDGAHNAAGAQVLADYLISLRPAGVRWVFGMKSGRKPADLLLPLLPLVTEVYCAPPPVEEAVAVQDLCEATAGQGVPCSAYTSPEDALAAALAQRIPGEIVLVAGSLYLVAAARDYLQQQDEKDL, from the coding sequence GTGCACTACGGCGAGAGCCTCGATTACCTGTACGGTCTCCAGCGGTTTGGCATCAAGCTTGGCCTCGAGAATATAAAAAACCTGCTGGATGCCTTGCAGCATCCTGAAAAGGGTTACTCTGTCATCCATGTCGCCGGCACCAACGGTAAAGGCTCCGTCTCCGCCGCTCTGGCGGAGATTCTTCAACAGGCCGGTTACAAGACAGGTCTCTACACCTCTCCACACCTTCATTGCTTCACAGAACGCATCCAGGTGAACCGCCGTCCTATCCCGGAAGTTGATGTCGTCGAACTGACTAAGGAAATCCGGGCTTTATCCCCCGGCGTTCCAGCGACCTTCTTTGAATTCACCACCGCCCTGGCTCTCGTCTATTTCGCCCGGCAAAAGGTCGATTTCGCAGTTTTGGAGACGGGAATGGGCGGCCGTTTGGATGCGACCAACGCCATAACGCCGCAGTTGACCCTCATCACACCTATCAGTCTTGATCATGTCGAACACCTCGGTGGGGACCTCGCGACCATCGCCGGGGAGAAGGCCGGTATTCTTAAAAAGGATGTGCCTGTTGTCATCGGTGCACAGGAAGACTGTGCGCTGGAGGTGCTTCTTGCTCAATCGTCCCGGTTGAATTGTCGCCCCTGGGTTGCCGGAGTCGACTATACGGTTATTCCACGCGGTAGCCGATTCACCTTTGCCGCCCAGGGGATCTGTCTGGAGAATGTGAAGACCTCCCTGCCAGGGCGACATCAGATGCACAATATGGGGCAGGCCTTGGCCGGCGCTCTGGCCCTGCGAGAGCAAGGGGCGACTCTGACTGAAGAAATGCTCCGTCGTGGGGTCGAGAGCGTGCGCTGGCCTGGGCGTTTGGAGTGGTGGGGTGATGGAGATTTTCTCCTGCTTGATGGCGCCCACAATGCCGCTGGCGCCCAGGTGCTTGCCGATTACTTAATATCCCTGCGCCCTGCTGGGGTCCGGTGGGTGTTCGGAATGAAATCCGGCCGAAAGCCGGCCGATCTTCTTCTGCCCTTGCTTCCTCTGGTGACGGAAGTATATTGCGCGCCCCCGCCGGTTGAAGAAGCCGTTGCGGTACAAGACCTTTGTGAGGCCACGGCTGGGCAGGGTGTCCCTTGCTCCGCCTATACTTCGCCAGAGGATGCCCTGGCTGCTGCCCTGGCGCAGAGGATTCCTGGAGAAATTGTACTGGTCGCCGGTTCGCTCTATCTGGTGGCGGCCGCTCGTGACTACCTGCAGCAGCAGGATGAAAAAGACCTATGA
- a CDS encoding septum formation initiator family protein, producing the protein MSLFDSQTKKSPPSPVPLWSVLFLLFLFGVAVFGDNGVLRAIQGKAQSDVLADDIRRLEEENAALRQEIEALRSDRKYLEGIARKDLGMVKDDELVYQFPAEEKKRLAPTSPPVSSP; encoded by the coding sequence ATGTCACTTTTCGATTCGCAAACAAAAAAGTCGCCCCCTTCCCCTGTTCCATTGTGGTCTGTCCTTTTTCTGCTGTTCCTTTTCGGTGTGGCTGTTTTTGGCGACAATGGTGTGCTGCGCGCGATTCAGGGCAAGGCGCAGAGCGATGTTCTTGCCGACGATATACGCCGACTCGAAGAGGAAAATGCCGCCCTCCGGCAGGAGATAGAGGCCTTGCGCTCCGACCGCAAATACCTTGAAGGCATCGCGCGCAAGGACTTGGGGATGGTTAAGGACGACGAACTTGTCTACCAATTTCCCGCAGAAGAAAAAAAACGCCTCGCGCCCACTTCCCCTCCTGTATCTTCCCCCTGA
- a CDS encoding phosphoribosylanthranilate isomerase — protein MARVKICGITSGEDAQVAVRCGADALGFVFYPGSPRCVRPQDVKRIVAGLPPFVTTVGLFVNEEPGRVAKILDMCGLDVAQLHGDEAPATCALPPYRVIKAFRVQDQSSLSILPAYDVSAFLLDSYVAGSYGGTGQRFNWDIAAEAASRYPVILAGGLTPENVAAAVERVRPYAVDVSSGVECSPGRKDPDKVAAFVRSAKKRTD, from the coding sequence ATAGCCCGGGTTAAGATCTGTGGTATAACAAGCGGAGAAGATGCGCAGGTGGCTGTACGCTGTGGCGCCGATGCCCTAGGGTTTGTTTTTTACCCGGGCAGCCCCCGTTGTGTTCGTCCCCAAGATGTGAAGCGGATCGTGGCAGGGCTGCCACCGTTTGTTACCACGGTGGGACTCTTTGTGAATGAAGAGCCCGGTCGTGTAGCGAAAATACTTGATATGTGTGGACTGGATGTCGCGCAGCTTCATGGTGACGAAGCTCCAGCGACCTGTGCTCTGCCCCCATACCGAGTGATCAAAGCTTTCAGGGTGCAGGATCAAAGCAGTTTGTCCATCCTCCCAGCCTATGATGTTTCGGCTTTTCTGCTCGACTCCTACGTGGCGGGCAGCTATGGCGGTACTGGGCAGCGCTTCAATTGGGATATCGCGGCTGAGGCGGCCTCGCGCTATCCTGTGATTCTGGCGGGAGGCCTGACACCGGAAAATGTGGCAGCCGCTGTCGAGCGCGTGCGCCCCTACGCCGTCGATGTCTCCAGTGGTGTCGAATGCTCACCGGGGCGCAAGGACCCGGACAAGGTGGCTGCCTTCGTGCGTAGTGCCAAGAAAAGGACGGATTGA